The following proteins come from a genomic window of Pseudomonas hygromyciniae:
- a CDS encoding DUF6691 family protein — translation MIKLTAFFAGLIFGVGLLLAGMANPAKVLAFLDVAGAWDPSLALVMGGAIAVALIPLNWARKSKQSLLGAPMQLPMKRELDARLIGGSLMFGIGWGIAGICPGPAVAILLTGHAQIIIFVLAMLAGMYLFSLLERRRTT, via the coding sequence TTGATCAAGTTGACCGCGTTTTTTGCCGGCCTGATCTTCGGCGTTGGTCTTCTCCTGGCAGGCATGGCGAACCCCGCCAAAGTATTGGCTTTTCTTGATGTGGCCGGGGCCTGGGATCCGTCGCTCGCACTGGTGATGGGTGGGGCCATCGCAGTAGCGCTTATCCCCCTGAATTGGGCGCGTAAGAGCAAGCAGTCTTTGCTAGGTGCCCCCATGCAGCTACCGATGAAAAGAGAGTTGGATGCCCGCTTGATCGGCGGCAGTCTTATGTTCGGTATAGGTTGGGGAATTGCGGGAATCTGCCCCGGGCCAGCGGTCGCTATTTTGCTGACAGGGCACGCACAGATCATCATATTCGTATTGGCCATGTTAGCCGGTATGTACTTGTTCTCTTTATTGGAACGTCGACGCACGACCTGA
- a CDS encoding PepSY domain-containing protein: MLRQFHSLPGLIAALLVMLLAISGAVMSVNPALERLQSTPAAAGQLNVGQLAGRVATYFPGAEQIQRTASGTVIVYYNQDGRSGAERVDPMTGQGLGTYQPSAFSRWMKDLHRSLFMGTPGHGVSGLGALFMLILSVSGAGLLARRLGGWRNLLRPLRGTFSQRWHAEVGRLALLGLLLSALSGLYMSATTFGLIPDGTQNEPAFPTHISTGQAVSVANLQALQATDLKDLRELVYPSPGNPQDVFSLRTSQGDGYVDPVSGTLLSWQAHDSMHNAYELIYQLHTGEGLWWLGLLLGLCALCVPLMSVTGILLWWRRRKSVPNIRHNSPAHSADSVILVGTENNSTWGFANTLHEALLHAGHRVHSAAMNDWQGDYRSAERLFILTATHGDGDAPASASQFLTRLSKVGAKPGLPFAVLGFGDRQFPQFCQYALEVEDALVQAGGTALLGLEKINRQSPQEFSRWGHAVGSALGHDLTLVHTPEQPRTHQLALQECIVYGEQVNAPTHILRFTAPGEMPAFQAGDLVGVLPPGSAVPRFYSLASGSDDDVLEICVRKHEGGLCSTFLHGLKIGASIEAFIQPNPQFRPASGTHPVILIGAGTGIGPLAGFIRNNKSRHPMHLYWGGRNPDSDFLYEPELNRYLADRRLTALRAAFSQVQDRSYVQDRLISDALALRRLIEKGAQVLVCGSREMAKGVMHALDEVLAPLNLSVLTLKSQGRYREDVY, encoded by the coding sequence ATGCTTCGTCAGTTCCATTCTCTGCCCGGGCTGATTGCTGCCCTGCTGGTCATGTTATTGGCCATCAGCGGTGCGGTAATGTCCGTCAATCCAGCACTGGAACGCCTGCAAAGCACGCCGGCGGCCGCCGGCCAACTGAACGTCGGCCAGTTGGCCGGGCGCGTCGCCACGTACTTTCCCGGTGCGGAACAAATCCAGCGCACCGCCTCAGGAACCGTCATCGTCTACTACAACCAGGACGGTCGGTCCGGGGCCGAAAGGGTCGATCCAATGACCGGCCAAGGCCTGGGCACTTATCAACCATCTGCCTTCTCACGCTGGATGAAAGACCTGCACCGCTCGCTGTTCATGGGGACACCGGGCCACGGGGTATCGGGCTTGGGTGCGCTGTTCATGTTGATCCTGTCGGTGTCCGGCGCTGGGCTGCTGGCCCGACGTCTGGGCGGCTGGCGCAATCTGCTGCGGCCACTGCGCGGTACGTTCAGCCAGCGCTGGCATGCTGAAGTCGGCCGCCTGGCCCTGCTCGGGCTGTTATTGTCGGCCTTAAGCGGCCTCTATATGTCCGCCACCACCTTCGGTCTGATCCCTGACGGCACTCAGAACGAGCCAGCCTTCCCCACTCACATTAGCACCGGCCAGGCAGTGTCGGTGGCGAACCTGCAAGCCTTGCAAGCCACCGACCTGAAGGACCTGCGTGAACTGGTCTACCCGAGCCCCGGCAACCCACAAGACGTGTTCTCATTGCGCACCAGCCAGGGCGACGGTTATGTGGACCCGGTCAGCGGCACCTTGTTGTCCTGGCAGGCTCACGACTCGATGCACAACGCTTACGAACTGATCTACCAGTTGCACACCGGTGAAGGCCTTTGGTGGCTGGGCCTGCTGCTCGGGCTCTGCGCGCTCTGTGTACCGTTGATGAGTGTGACCGGCATCTTGCTCTGGTGGCGCCGCCGCAAATCCGTCCCGAACATCCGCCACAACAGCCCCGCGCACTCCGCCGACAGCGTGATTCTGGTGGGCACTGAAAACAACAGCACGTGGGGCTTTGCCAACACCTTGCATGAAGCGCTGCTCCACGCCGGGCATCGCGTCCACAGTGCGGCAATGAATGATTGGCAAGGCGATTACCGCAGCGCCGAACGGCTGTTCATCCTTACTGCAACCCATGGCGACGGAGATGCGCCGGCCTCGGCGTCGCAATTCCTGACACGACTGAGCAAAGTCGGCGCCAAGCCTGGCCTGCCGTTCGCGGTACTGGGTTTTGGGGACCGACAGTTTCCACAATTCTGTCAGTACGCCCTTGAAGTGGAGGACGCGCTGGTTCAGGCCGGTGGCACGGCACTATTGGGGCTGGAAAAAATAAATCGTCAGTCCCCTCAAGAATTTTCGCGGTGGGGCCATGCGGTGGGTAGTGCACTGGGACATGATCTGACCCTGGTCCATACCCCGGAGCAACCGCGTACCCATCAACTGGCGTTGCAGGAATGCATTGTCTACGGTGAGCAGGTCAATGCGCCGACTCACATTCTGCGCTTCACGGCACCGGGCGAGATGCCGGCCTTTCAGGCTGGGGATCTGGTTGGGGTACTGCCGCCGGGGAGCGCTGTCCCACGCTTCTACTCATTGGCCAGCGGCTCCGACGACGACGTGCTGGAAATCTGCGTGCGCAAACACGAAGGCGGTCTGTGCTCGACATTCTTGCATGGCCTGAAAATTGGTGCGTCGATTGAAGCGTTCATTCAGCCCAACCCACAATTTCGACCAGCTTCGGGCACGCACCCGGTGATCCTGATTGGCGCCGGCACCGGGATAGGTCCCTTGGCCGGGTTCATCCGTAACAACAAGTCCCGACACCCGATGCATTTGTATTGGGGCGGACGCAACCCCGACTCGGATTTTCTCTACGAACCGGAGCTCAACCGCTATCTGGCGGATCGACGCCTGACTGCTTTACGCGCCGCGTTCTCACAAGTCCAGGACCGCAGTTACGTGCAAGACCGGTTGATCAGTGATGCCCTGGCCTTGCGTCGGCTGATTGAAAAAGGTGCTCAGGTGTTGGTGTGTGGCAGCCGCGAAATGGCCAAAGGCGTGATGCATGCTCTGGATGAAGTGTTGGCGCCGCTCAACCTGAGTGTGCTGACCCTCAAGTCACAAGGACGCTACCGTGAAGATGTCTACTGA
- a CDS encoding Mur ligase domain-containing protein — protein MNSRGLRLSEVAHWFGVTTPEPDAFVRGVCIDSRCVRRGDLFVALPGKQHDGHDFLTEAKRRGAVAAVVNRQGHADFCQLVVPDTVSALGADGSRVA, from the coding sequence ATGAATAGCCGAGGGTTGCGTTTATCCGAAGTCGCGCACTGGTTTGGTGTTACGACACCTGAGCCGGATGCGTTTGTGCGAGGCGTGTGCATCGATAGTCGGTGTGTGCGGCGCGGCGATTTGTTTGTTGCACTGCCGGGTAAGCAGCATGACGGCCATGATTTCTTGACTGAGGCCAAGCGTCGAGGTGCGGTCGCCGCAGTGGTCAATCGGCAAGGGCATGCCGATTTCTGCCAGTTAGTGGTGCCCGATACTGTATCGGCGCTGGGGGCTGATGGCTCGCGCGTGGCGTAG
- a CDS encoding response regulator transcription factor, translating into MRVLLVEDAPGLGEAVREQIADDGHAVDWVQRLEHARNSVRTTPYDLILLDLMLPDGRGLDFLRQQRSGGDVTPVIILTAQDQISDRIAGLNAGADDYLVKPFDLFELSARVAAVARRYSGNPNPQIRLGDLQVDMSARTVQRAGATVDLTAREWALFEAFVQRPKALLSKSQLEERLYAFGAEIESNTIEVYISRLRKKLGRELIETVRGMGYRLMPV; encoded by the coding sequence ATGCGGGTTTTATTGGTCGAGGATGCGCCTGGGCTAGGGGAGGCGGTGCGCGAGCAGATCGCTGATGACGGCCACGCCGTGGATTGGGTGCAGCGTCTGGAACATGCTCGCAATAGCGTGCGCACCACGCCATACGATCTGATTTTGCTGGACCTGATGCTGCCGGATGGTCGCGGACTGGATTTCTTGCGGCAGCAGCGTTCTGGCGGAGACGTGACCCCGGTGATCATCCTGACCGCGCAGGATCAGATCTCCGATCGCATCGCCGGGCTCAATGCGGGAGCCGACGACTACCTGGTCAAACCGTTTGACCTGTTCGAACTCTCGGCCCGGGTGGCCGCTGTTGCGCGACGCTACAGCGGTAATCCCAACCCGCAGATCAGGCTCGGTGATTTGCAGGTTGATATGAGCGCCCGCACGGTACAGCGTGCCGGTGCTACCGTGGACCTGACGGCCCGAGAGTGGGCGCTGTTTGAAGCCTTTGTCCAGCGCCCTAAGGCATTGCTGTCGAAGTCGCAACTCGAGGAACGCCTGTATGCCTTTGGCGCCGAAATCGAGAGCAATACCATCGAGGTCTATATCAGTCGCCTGCGCAAAAAGCTTGGGCGCGAGCTGATTGAAACCGTGCGCGGCATGGGTTATCGGTTGATGCCTGTATGA
- a CDS encoding UDP-N-acetylmuramoyl-tripeptide--D-alanyl-D-alanine ligase produces the protein MLRRAASVAVLVTHGNLNNEIGVPLTLLRLRDRHRFAVIELGANHPGEIALLADLARPTLGLITNAGLDHIAGFGGSEGAARANGEMFAAMDDAGIALLNADDPCFPIWTALANGRRIIGYSLSSAQVDVQGAWHSTAYGGRLVIQSPWGGLDIELALTGRHNAANALAAATAALVLGVPANVIAAGLAEVQPIKGRMQPLVGLHGARLIDDSYNANPSSLHAALAVLADTQGERVLVLGDMAELGETAMEWHCQAGRSARAAGVNRLFALGELSRHAVDTFGQGARHFQSHEALASALRDTLHANITALIKGSRCMHMENLVDDLISHPSKRNREQ, from the coding sequence ATCCTGCGCAGGGCCGCCTCGGTTGCGGTTTTAGTGACACACGGCAATCTCAATAACGAGATCGGCGTTCCGCTGACCTTATTGCGCTTGCGCGATCGACACCGTTTCGCGGTGATCGAACTGGGTGCCAACCACCCCGGTGAGATCGCGTTGCTAGCCGACCTCGCCCGCCCCACCCTTGGGTTGATTACTAACGCAGGACTGGACCATATCGCGGGCTTTGGTGGTTCGGAGGGGGCGGCACGGGCCAACGGCGAGATGTTCGCGGCGATGGATGACGCCGGAATTGCGCTGCTCAACGCCGACGACCCTTGCTTCCCTATCTGGACAGCACTGGCGAACGGACGTCGGATCATCGGTTATAGCCTGTCGAGCGCGCAAGTCGATGTACAGGGGGCGTGGCATTCCACGGCATACGGCGGGCGGCTCGTGATCCAATCACCGTGGGGGGGCCTCGACATCGAACTGGCGCTGACTGGCCGACACAATGCTGCCAACGCCCTGGCGGCTGCTACCGCGGCGCTGGTGCTTGGGGTGCCCGCGAACGTGATCGCGGCGGGGCTTGCCGAGGTACAGCCCATCAAGGGACGGATGCAGCCACTGGTTGGTTTGCACGGCGCCCGACTGATCGACGACAGCTACAATGCCAACCCTTCATCGTTGCATGCGGCCTTGGCCGTGCTCGCCGACACCCAGGGAGAGCGGGTGCTGGTACTGGGGGACATGGCCGAGTTGGGTGAGACGGCCATGGAGTGGCATTGTCAAGCGGGGCGATCCGCCCGCGCTGCGGGCGTCAACCGATTGTTCGCCCTCGGGGAGTTGTCGCGACATGCCGTTGACACCTTCGGGCAGGGCGCGCGGCACTTCCAGAGCCACGAAGCGTTGGCGTCCGCGCTGCGCGACACCCTGCATGCCAATATCACCGCCTTAATCAAAGGATCACGCTGCATGCATATGGAGAATCTAGTCGACGACTTAATTTCACATCCATCGAAACGAAATAGAGAACAGTAA
- a CDS encoding YeeE/YedE family protein produces MSIDWVNFTPWSSLGGGALIGLAASLFVLVNGRIAGISGLIGSVMQLSSEGWKEKALFLLGLLLAPLLWGAFTVLPEIAISAEWPTLIIAGLLVGVGTRYGSGCTSGHGVCGISRLSARSITATMCFMFAGFATVYIIRHVVAA; encoded by the coding sequence ATGAGCATTGATTGGGTCAACTTTACGCCATGGTCATCCCTGGGCGGAGGAGCCTTGATTGGCCTGGCCGCTAGCTTGTTCGTTCTCGTAAATGGTCGCATCGCAGGCATCAGTGGTTTGATTGGAAGCGTGATGCAATTGAGCAGCGAAGGTTGGAAAGAGAAGGCGCTATTTCTTCTTGGTCTGTTGCTTGCGCCATTGTTGTGGGGAGCATTTACCGTGTTGCCGGAGATAGCGATTAGCGCAGAGTGGCCCACGCTGATTATTGCGGGGCTGCTCGTGGGCGTGGGAACCCGTTATGGCTCCGGCTGTACTAGCGGTCATGGAGTTTGTGGGATCTCTCGGCTGTCAGCCCGATCCATCACGGCAACGATGTGCTTCATGTTCGCCGGCTTTGCAACTGTGTACATCATTCGTCATGTGGTGGCAGCATGA
- a CDS encoding sodium-dependent bicarbonate transport family permease, whose product MNVIDPIILFFLLGLVAGLLRSELRLPAAIYEFVSILLLLSIGLKGGIELAKQPFGDLLPDMLAVVAMGFFLALLAFPVLRYVGRFKRADAASIAAHYGSVSVGTYAVAVAYLGSRQIAFEEHMPLLLVLLEIPAILVGIILARGLSRQTRWSEVAHEVFLGKSIVLLVGGLLIGWAAGPDGLSSIKPLFFDLFKGILALFLLEMGLITATQVGSLRRYGLFLVAFGIGMPLFSSLVGIGLGLALGLSVGGIAMLATLAASASYIAVPAAMRISVPEANPHLVAGRFAGRHIPVQCLGGYPNLLCARRVGAHVPGRMKLMEGHTRKLLTIVTEAAVEGTLIRDIERLGAHGYTITDARGKGGRGVRNAGWEASGNIRIEVVCDADTASTIATYLQTHYYDNYAMILFVSSIDVLRSEKF is encoded by the coding sequence ATGAATGTAATCGATCCTATTATCCTGTTTTTTCTGCTGGGTCTCGTCGCCGGTCTGCTGCGCTCGGAGCTGCGTCTTCCGGCCGCGATTTACGAGTTCGTGAGCATTCTGTTGCTGCTCTCCATCGGCCTCAAGGGTGGTATCGAACTCGCCAAGCAGCCGTTCGGTGACTTGCTGCCGGATATGCTGGCCGTCGTGGCGATGGGCTTTTTCCTGGCGCTGCTTGCCTTTCCCGTGCTTCGTTACGTGGGCCGTTTCAAGCGCGCAGATGCGGCCTCGATCGCAGCTCATTACGGCTCGGTGAGCGTCGGTACCTACGCCGTCGCGGTTGCCTATCTTGGCTCCCGCCAGATTGCCTTCGAAGAGCACATGCCACTGCTTCTGGTGTTGCTGGAGATTCCCGCCATTCTAGTCGGCATCATACTGGCGCGCGGCCTGTCACGGCAGACGCGATGGAGTGAGGTTGCCCATGAAGTGTTCCTGGGGAAAAGCATCGTGTTGCTGGTCGGCGGCCTGCTTATCGGCTGGGCAGCCGGACCTGACGGATTGTCTTCGATCAAGCCGTTGTTCTTCGATCTCTTCAAGGGCATTCTGGCCCTGTTCCTGCTGGAGATGGGCTTGATCACCGCGACACAGGTGGGCAGCCTACGCCGGTACGGGCTATTTTTGGTTGCCTTTGGCATTGGCATGCCCCTGTTTTCTTCGCTAGTGGGCATCGGGCTGGGGCTGGCACTGGGCTTGTCCGTCGGGGGGATAGCCATGCTTGCCACGCTGGCCGCCAGTGCTTCTTACATCGCGGTACCCGCCGCCATGCGCATATCGGTGCCCGAGGCCAACCCCCACCTTGTCGCTGGCCGCTTCGCTGGGCGTCACATTCCCGTTCAATGTCTTGGTGGGTATCCCAATTTATTATGCGCTCGCCGTGTGGGCGCACACGTCCCTGGGAGGATGAAACTAATGGAAGGACATACGCGCAAGCTGTTGACCATCGTCACAGAAGCAGCAGTCGAGGGCACTCTGATCCGGGATATCGAGCGGTTAGGTGCCCACGGATACACCATCACCGACGCTCGTGGCAAAGGCGGTCGTGGCGTTCGCAATGCCGGCTGGGAGGCGAGCGGTAACATCCGCATTGAGGTGGTGTGCGATGCCGATACAGCCTCAACAATCGCCACCTACCTGCAGACGCATTACTACGACAATTACGCCATGATCTTGTTCGTGAGCAGCATCGACGTGCTACGGTCAGAAAAATTCTGA
- a CDS encoding VIT1/CCC1 transporter family protein yields MKFTYRHTESHRSDRIGWLRAAVLGANDGIVSTASLLIGVAAANASHSTLLVTGMAGLVAGAMSMAAGEYVSVHSQADTEQADLSRERAELASNPKAEHIELANIYIHRGVSPELAHQVADQLMAHDALGSHARDELGISEALTAKPLQAALASAASFVVGAALPLAVTFITPANSVVPWIGGMSLVFLGSLGAIAARAGGASVVTGAWRVTLWGVLAMGITALVGSLFGAVV; encoded by the coding sequence ATGAAATTCACGTACAGGCACACCGAGTCTCATCGCAGCGATCGTATCGGCTGGCTGCGCGCCGCCGTTTTGGGGGCCAACGACGGGATTGTGTCAACCGCCAGCCTGTTGATCGGCGTCGCTGCCGCTAACGCCAGTCACTCCACTTTGCTGGTCACCGGGATGGCCGGGCTGGTCGCGGGCGCCATGTCCATGGCGGCGGGGGAATACGTCTCGGTGCATTCCCAGGCGGATACCGAGCAAGCCGACCTGTCTCGGGAACGGGCCGAATTAGCGAGCAACCCAAAGGCCGAACACATTGAACTGGCGAACATTTACATCCATCGCGGCGTATCGCCCGAACTGGCGCATCAAGTGGCCGATCAACTCATGGCCCATGACGCGCTGGGCTCCCACGCCCGGGACGAACTGGGCATCAGCGAGGCTCTCACGGCCAAACCGCTACAGGCCGCCCTCGCCTCGGCTGCCAGTTTCGTGGTCGGCGCAGCATTGCCGCTGGCGGTGACCTTCATCACCCCAGCAAACAGCGTTGTGCCTTGGATTGGCGGCATGTCGCTGGTTTTTCTCGGCAGTCTGGGGGCGATTGCGGCCAGGGCTGGCGGTGCCAGCGTGGTGACTGGTGCCTGGCGCGTGACGTTGTGGGGCGTGTTGGCCATGGGCATCACGGCGCTGGTGGGGTCGTTGTTCGGGGCTGTGGTCTAG
- the tnpC gene encoding Tn3 family transposase post-transcriptional regulator TnpC: MMHIPPASFRVTPYGEVDAAALDRLRDSFDTSQILLLVDRLDTCLAELGGVVAVRDELLKLHAMTLTLVEGAPLTVPTENACIWSEAESLQQDLEALAGWVHSAQAAISPLVNLTPDHEQ, translated from the coding sequence CTGATGCACATTCCACCCGCTTCGTTTCGAGTGACGCCCTACGGCGAAGTGGATGCCGCTGCACTGGACAGGTTGCGAGATAGCTTTGACACCTCCCAGATTCTGCTGTTGGTGGATCGACTGGATACCTGTCTGGCTGAGCTGGGTGGAGTTGTGGCTGTCCGTGATGAGTTGCTGAAGCTCCACGCGATGACCCTAACCCTTGTAGAGGGCGCTCCACTGACTGTACCTACTGAGAATGCCTGCATCTGGTCGGAGGCCGAATCGCTACAACAGGATCTTGAGGCCCTCGCTGGGTGGGTGCATTCTGCCCAAGCAGCGATATCCCCTTTGGTCAATCTAACACCCGACCATGAGCAGTAA
- a CDS encoding DUF2271 domain-containing protein: MKKIIAATCLLGAIALPGLAQAREVTLTTQLKNYSGNDAYLAIYVTDANGQYQKTLWVAGKKAKYYRHLTDWARGSGMNPSEFDGLSGASVGSGQTLKVSVELADTLIDAGYQIRIDSAVEDKRDARADISVPLTSKGSGTPATGSTYVDAFTYDL; encoded by the coding sequence ATGAAAAAGATCATCGCTGCAACCTGCCTGCTCGGAGCCATTGCCCTGCCTGGCTTGGCCCAGGCCCGTGAAGTAACCCTGACGACCCAACTGAAAAACTACAGCGGGAACGATGCGTACCTGGCGATCTACGTCACCGACGCCAATGGCCAATACCAGAAGACCCTTTGGGTGGCCGGCAAGAAGGCCAAGTACTACCGGCACTTGACTGACTGGGCTCGTGGCAGCGGCATGAATCCGAGTGAATTTGACGGCCTCAGCGGCGCGAGTGTTGGTAGCGGGCAGACGCTCAAGGTCAGCGTTGAACTGGCAGACACCTTGATTGATGCCGGCTACCAGATCCGCATCGACAGCGCCGTGGAGGACAAGCGTGACGCCCGAGCCGACATCAGCGTGCCTCTGACTTCCAAAGGTTCGGGCACACCGGCGACGGGCAGCACTTACGTCGATGCCTTTACCTACGACCTGTAG
- a CDS encoding FAD:protein FMN transferase gives MSTEVQRYSLNGETMGTRYTALFYANAGIDTDEVGRRLAQAVDRVDQQMSSWRADSDLNRLNAAPEQEWLAVHKELITVLAAALRVSQQSSGAFDIAVGDLVDAWGFGPGQQSITEQAMASAPPRARMSASAALVVDLQRNQVRKRAPLHLDLNGIAKGFGVDELARCLEGFGITRYLVGIDGEMRARGLKPDAQPWVVAIERPCRGAREVMGVMELSDAAIATSGDYRQWVDVGGQTYAHTMNPATGAPLRNPLAAVSVVASTCMLADAWATALLVLGEIEGPRLAQERGMDALFVLHDGDQFKEISIVGGRLQAHIEHRPIDPSNDSESR, from the coding sequence ATGTCTACTGAGGTGCAACGCTACAGCCTGAACGGCGAGACCATGGGCACCCGCTACACCGCGCTGTTCTACGCCAATGCGGGCATCGATACCGACGAAGTCGGCCGTCGTCTGGCCCAAGCGGTCGACCGTGTGGACCAGCAAATGTCTAGTTGGCGAGCCGATTCCGACCTCAACCGCCTCAACGCAGCCCCCGAACAGGAGTGGTTGGCGGTGCACAAAGAACTGATCACGGTGCTGGCTGCCGCGCTGCGGGTCAGTCAGCAATCAAGCGGCGCTTTCGACATCGCTGTGGGTGATCTGGTGGACGCTTGGGGATTTGGTCCCGGCCAACAGTCGATCACCGAGCAGGCAATGGCGTCAGCTCCACCGCGCGCCCGGATGTCTGCCAGCGCTGCGTTGGTGGTGGACCTGCAACGTAATCAGGTGCGCAAACGTGCGCCGCTGCACCTTGATCTGAATGGCATCGCCAAGGGCTTCGGCGTCGATGAGCTGGCACGCTGCCTGGAGGGCTTTGGCATCACTCGCTACCTGGTTGGCATCGACGGCGAGATGCGCGCCCGCGGCCTCAAGCCTGATGCACAACCCTGGGTGGTGGCCATAGAAAGGCCCTGCCGGGGCGCGCGTGAAGTTATGGGTGTGATGGAACTTAGTGACGCCGCCATCGCGACGTCTGGAGACTATCGACAGTGGGTTGATGTGGGTGGGCAAACCTATGCCCACACCATGAACCCGGCCACCGGCGCCCCGCTGCGCAACCCATTGGCGGCAGTCAGTGTGGTGGCGTCCACGTGCATGCTCGCCGATGCCTGGGCCACGGCGCTATTGGTGCTGGGCGAAATCGAAGGCCCGCGGCTGGCTCAGGAGCGTGGGATGGACGCGTTGTTCGTGCTGCACGACGGTGACCAGTTCAAGGAAATTTCTATAGTCGGCGGCCGATTGCAGGCGCACATTGAACACCGTCCGATTGATCCGTCCAACGACAGTGAGTCCCGCTAA
- a CDS encoding sensor histidine kinase, whose protein sequence is MKSSSLQKRLGLGLTLGMTLLWLGATVGAWLVVQHELNEAFDSALEETAQRILPLAVLEISNREESREAQHIATLKVHKEYLTYLVRDAKGEILMQSHDANPKIFNKQLREGFSTTEKYRLYAASALRGTLFIEIAEPLGHRREAAREALFALLLPLLALIPISLLGTWLFVRISLRSVLAYRRAVEARGAGDLSPIKVARLPAEIDPLADAVNHLLERLRKALEAERSFTANSAHELRTPLAATLAQIQRLHHEAPEGSLRLRAAKIENSLRDLARLSEKLMQLAKAEGGGLLAEAPQDLIPLLAHVVDEWNHSNGHRIGLQLPDEASVYSAIDPDAFGILVRNLIENALKYGAVNQPVEVSITGQALLRVVNGGPVVPESVLQQLTERFVRGRSEVSGSGLGLAIAKTIVQGVGATMTLVSPATGREEGFEVRVQFCADTKNER, encoded by the coding sequence ATGAAGTCCTCAAGCCTGCAAAAGCGCCTGGGCCTGGGTTTGACACTGGGCATGACCTTGCTCTGGCTGGGGGCGACCGTCGGTGCCTGGTTGGTCGTGCAGCATGAGTTGAACGAGGCGTTCGACAGCGCGCTCGAAGAGACCGCGCAACGCATCCTGCCCTTGGCGGTGCTCGAAATCAGCAACCGTGAGGAGTCCCGAGAGGCCCAACACATCGCCACCCTGAAAGTGCATAAGGAATATCTGACCTACCTGGTCCGCGACGCCAAAGGCGAGATTCTGATGCAGTCCCATGACGCCAACCCGAAGATCTTCAACAAACAACTGCGCGAAGGATTTTCCACCACTGAAAAGTACCGTCTGTACGCTGCTTCAGCGCTGCGAGGGACACTGTTTATCGAGATCGCCGAACCTCTCGGGCATCGTCGTGAAGCGGCGCGCGAAGCCCTGTTTGCCTTGCTGTTGCCATTGTTGGCGCTGATCCCCATCAGCCTGTTGGGCACGTGGTTATTTGTCCGCATCAGTCTGCGCAGCGTGTTGGCCTATCGTCGTGCCGTGGAAGCACGAGGTGCCGGCGACCTGTCACCGATCAAAGTGGCGCGACTGCCGGCAGAAATCGACCCCTTGGCTGACGCGGTCAATCACCTGCTGGAGCGTTTGCGCAAGGCATTGGAGGCCGAGCGAAGCTTCACGGCCAACAGCGCCCATGAACTGCGTACACCGCTGGCGGCGACGTTGGCACAAATCCAGAGACTGCATCACGAAGCGCCCGAAGGATCGTTGCGGTTGCGAGCGGCAAAGATCGAAAACTCGCTGCGTGACCTGGCGCGGCTTTCGGAAAAACTCATGCAACTGGCCAAGGCCGAGGGCGGCGGGCTGTTGGCCGAAGCGCCCCAGGACTTGATCCCATTGTTGGCCCATGTGGTCGATGAGTGGAACCATAGCAACGGGCACCGGATCGGGTTGCAACTGCCAGACGAGGCCAGTGTGTACTCGGCGATTGATCCAGATGCCTTCGGCATTCTGGTGCGCAACTTGATCGAGAACGCCTTGAAGTACGGCGCTGTGAACCAACCGGTCGAAGTCAGCATCACGGGACAGGCGCTGCTGCGTGTGGTCAATGGTGGCCCAGTAGTGCCCGAGTCGGTATTGCAGCAATTGACGGAGCGCTTTGTTCGGGGGCGCAGCGAAGTCAGCGGTTCCGGATTGGGATTGGCGATTGCTAAAACCATTGTGCAAGGTGTTGGCGCCACCATGACCTTGGTTTCGCCGGCGACTGGAAGGGAGGAGGGTTTTGAAGTGAGGGTCCAGTTTTGTGCAGATACAAAAAATGAGCGCTGA